ttacaactaataaaaaattaataaatatataaatatgattaaaataattttttttttaaaagcaaccTTAGAGAGTTGTTGCCGTTGGTCTTGGTCTTACTTACACATTACATAGTCAACCATTCTCTTATAGGTCTgcgaaaattaaaatttgattaccCGGTGGACTACAAGTAAATTTAGTTGAGTTAATATATTTTAGCAGAAATTAATGTGTAAATATGATTTGAAATGTAACATGAAATCATTGTAAATtcataaatgtattttatataaaatagtgTATAAGTATATAATGTTATGGagagattttttataaaatattttaaatttatgaatatcaaatgtttttcttttcgaaGTCATATATAAGCTCATATTAAGAAATAGAAGCGTTTTGAAAACATATgtgtatatacataataaaacaccaaacataaaatctatatcaaaaggaatatttgaaacaacacaaattcaaaacaaaaaaattaaataattgaattaaaacaataataatattatatatttaaatgtattatgaatatatattttcaaattcttttatttattaagtttctaaGCTAAAAAAAGTTTTCGTCGTGTTTTCAAAACGAAAACGGAATTTCCATATTTTTCCAAACAGAGATTTCTAGGAATATCCAGATATAATGTGTTTTTGTGACTTGTTTACGTGTTTCCAAAAGTTTCTGTTTCTGAAACGTTTTGGAAACAGAAAAcggatttataaaaaagttatcATGCAACATAGGTAGGCAGACAGTAAAAACGAATATCACGAaatctttatcaaaaaataaaaacgaggaTATCACAAGTCCAATAAcactgaaaagtgaaaacccaTAGTCatcacaaaatataataaaacgataataaaaagaacatttgaagataattatttgttttgcttACTAGAACTTGAAATACACTCAGCCACTCTTAAAGTCTAATAAGACCACATAGAAAGGAAATACTAACGAAACCATGTATTATTGGTAGGACTTGGATTGGTAACGGGGATCGTGCTGCTTGTAGTAGCGACGGTTGAAACAGTGGACGAATCACCAAGGATCTGTTGATCATGCTGGTGTTGGGGTTGGTGGTTATCATCCATCAATAGAAAACCCCTTTGCTGATCAGCATCTGCATAGTTCAATGGTTCAGGCTGGTGGTGCGTCATCCCCATAAACCATTGTTGTTGGTTCTGATTATAGTTCTGATTTAggtttaaattaaaacttggaGGCTGCTCATAGAGTCCAACATGTGGAGATGACGGATAACgaaattgttggtgttgttgttgaagaggGTTTAGAAAAGCTGCCaatggtgaagaggaagaaccCGCCTGATCATTAGTTGTGGTGGTTGGTGGGGTTGTAGACGGCATGATCTCCATTGATCCAGTCCTTTCAAAAGTAGTCGTCCCGACCGCACCTGCAGCATTGGAAGACTCGCCGATCTCCATGCTAGAGTAGCTTGTATAATCTCAAGCAACCTGCGATCATCTTTGAGATATTGATCAATCAAATAACCTAAATCATTAAGATCCGTGATATTCATATGAAAACTTCCCATGTTTCCTTTCAAACACTGGATCATGACTTCGGTCATCTCTAGCTCCCGGTTATCTTTTCTTACCCTCCTGAAATTATTGGACGCTTTCGCAATCCTTTGTCTGAGGAAGGCTTCTTGGTCCACCATCTTCTTTTGTTGGTCCATTTCAGGAAGCGTCCTGAACTCTGAGACTATCCTCTGGACACCGGAGTTTGATGGCCACACTTCGGGGTTGGAATCGTACGGACTGTAGATGATGGCACATGCATTGATACCACACAAAGTGGAGAGCTCATTCACTTTCTTCAGCaaccctttctttcttttcttgaaagTTGCTTTCCTCGATGCATCGTTGGTAATGAAAGCAAGCTTTGCTTTCTTTCTCGTCATCAAAGCTTGCTctctctttgttatttttttttttgttgtgtttgtttttgttttgttttgagttagCGGATGAGCGTGTTATACTTATATAGTGAGGAAGAGGCGTGTTCTCTTTTGCCTCTCATATACTCTTATGAGCTTATCATACTGCTAGTCATAAAATTCGTAagatttgttttcaaaattggGTCAAAGATTCTTTCTCAATATTAGATTACAGCTAGTCATAATAAAATTCGTAAGATTTGTTTTCAATATTAGATTCATTTTATTGGATACTTTGACTGTGGATTATTGACCACAAACGAAAAACATTACAGAgataaattatagttttatattatatagcttGTTAggttaagaaatttaaaatgcctattgtttgtgaaatgtagatatttatcaatatttggAGTGGTGATGACGGATAATATAGAATTAGCTAGTATCGCGTGCTACAGCACGAATgtgatatttttcatttaaattaaaagttctTAAATTGATTTaggattaaaattttaaattatataatgttaatcttttccataaaaattagataaatgtGTACAGATTATTGCATGTATATAGCCTTAACATATCTATTTTGGAACGAAATATACGTCTCATCCCGTCTCACCTCATCATGTGTCGTGCCGTTAGAAAATTTATGTGCCATAACCGCTTTCTTTTAAATAGTTATCTGTTTGGGCAAATTTTAACCAATTCGTATGTGAACAGTTCTACCGAATGAACAGCTCTCGAACAGTCCCTGAATTCGTATATATGTAGAATCTAGAGGGAGAAATTCCACAAGGAAaggagaaaaccctaaaaccttcTAAGAAATAATGACGAAGAATCAATGGCTATGGCCATAGACACGCCCATGGATTCTACATATCTATGTCAAGATTTCCGAAAACCCTTCTTTCATATGTGTTATAGGATTCTAATATATTATTGTTACAAACTCTGTAAACAAAAAAGGCTCATGAATAAAAGGTTTCTTTGCAT
The Camelina sativa cultivar DH55 chromosome 15, Cs, whole genome shotgun sequence DNA segment above includes these coding regions:
- the LOC104744743 gene encoding agamous-like MADS-box protein AGL80 translates to MTRKKAKLAFITNDASRKATFKKRKKGLLKKVNELSTLCGINACAIIYSPYDSNPEVWPSNSGVQRIVSEFRTLPEMDQQKKMVDQEAFLRQRIAKASNNFRRVRKDNRELEMTEVMIQCLKGNMGSFHMNITDLNDLGYLIDQYLKDDRRLLEIIQATLAWRSASLPMLQVRSGRLLLKGLDQWRSCRLQPHQPPQLMIRRVLPLHHWQLF